A single genomic interval of Prunus dulcis chromosome 5, ALMONDv2, whole genome shotgun sequence harbors:
- the LOC117629322 gene encoding GMP synthase [glutamine-hydrolyzing], which yields MDPKAVKSELVLILDYGSQYTHLITRRIRSLSVFSLCISGTSSLKSITDLNPKVVILSGGPHSVHTPDSPSFPAGFVEWAEANGVFVLGVCYGLQLIVQRLGGEVRVGEKQEYGRMEIEVEINSGLFGSKKVGDKQVVWMSHGDEVAKLPDGFQVVGRSQQGSVAAIESPSRRFYGLQYHPEVTHSPEGMETLRYFLFDICKVSAGWSMENVLDEEIKVIKSTVGTEDHVICALSGGVDSTVAATLVHKAIGDRLHCIFVDNGLLRYKERERVMETFERDLHLPVTCVDATDQFLSELKGVVDPEKKRKIIGKEFISIFDAFANDLEKKLGRKPSYLVQGTLYPDVIESCPPPGSGRTHSHTIKSHHNVGGLPKDMKLKLIEPLKLLFKDEVRQLGRILDVPQGFLKRHPFPGPGLAVRVLGDVTTGNALDVLRQVDEIFIQSIKDAGLYDEIWQAFAVFLPVRSVGVQGDQRTHSHVVALRAVTSQDGMTADWYYFEHKFLDDVSRKICNSVRGVNRVVQDITSKPPSTIEWE from the exons ATGGACCCAAAAGCCGTGAAATCGGAGCTCGTCCTGATTCTCGATTATGGCTCCCAATACACCCACCTCATCACCCGCCGAATTCGATCCCTCTCCGTCTTCTCCCTCTGCATCTCCGGCACTAGCTCTCTCAAATCCATCACCGACCTTAACCCTAAGGTCGTCATCCTCTCCGGCGGGCCCCATTCGGTCCACACCCCAGACTCGCCGAGCTTCCCTGCCGGATTCGTCGAGTGGGCCGAGGCCAATGGAGTCTTTGTCCTCGGTGTGTGCTATGGGCTTCAGCTGATAGTGCAGAGGCTTGGCGGGGAAGTTAGGGTTGGGGAGAAGCAGGAGTATGGGAGGATGGAGATTGAGGTGGAGATAAATTCTGGACTTTTTGGGTCCAAGAAAGTTGGGGATAAGCAGGTGGTTTGGATGAGCCATGGCGATGAGGTGGCGAAACTGCCTGATGGTTTCCAGGTCGTGGGGCGGAGCCAGCAGGGATCGGTGGCTGCAATTGAAAGTCCGAGTAGGAGGTTCTATGGGTTGCAATACCACCCGGAG GTGACACATTCGCCGGAAGGGATGGAGACACTTCGATActttttatttgatatttgTAAAGTCAGTGCAGGGTGGAGTATGGAAAACGTATTGgatgaagaaataaaagtcattaaaagcACAGTAGGGACTGAAGATCATGTCATATGCGCGTTATCAGGAGGTGTCGATTCCACAGTTGCAGCAACTCTTGTTCATAAGGCAATTGGTGATAGGCTTCATTGTATCTTTGTTGACAATGGTTTATTGAG ATATAAGGAGAGAGAACGTGTAATGGAAACCTTTGAAAGAGATCTTCATTTGCCTGTTACTTGTGTGGATGCCACTGATCAATTTCTTAGTGAGCTTAAAGGTGTTGTTGATCCtgagaagaaaaggaaaataattggAAAGGAGTTCATTAGCATTTTTGATGCTTTTGCAAATGATTTGGAGAAAAAATTAGGGAGGAAACCTTCTTATTTGGTCCAAGGGACACTGTATCCAGATGTGATTGAATCTTGCCCACCACCTGGAAGTGGAAGGACACACTCCCACACAATCAAGAGCCATCATAATGTTGGTGGGCTTCCCAAGGACATGAAATTGAAGCTCATTGAGCCTCTTAAGCTTCTATTCAAGGATGAG GTTCGGCAATTAGGGAGGATCTTGGATGTCCCCCAGGGATTTCTAAAGCGCCATCCATTTCCTGGGCCCGGCCTTGCAGTACGAGTCTTGGGTGATGTGACTACAGGCAATGCCTTGGATGTCCTCCGCCag gtTGATGAGATATTCATACAATCAATCAAAGATGCTGGGTTGTATGATGAAATCTGGCAAGCTTTTGCGGTGTTTTTGCCTGTAAGATCAGTTGGGGTTCAGGGTGATCAAAGAACACATTCTCATGTTGTTGCTCTCAGAGCTGTTACAAGTCAAGATGGGATGACAGCTGATTG GTACTATTTCGAACATaagttccttgatgatgtatCACGAAAGATCTGCAATAGCGTACGGGGTGTAAACCGAGTAGTTCAAGACATTACGTCGAAGCCTCCCTCCACAATTGAGTGGGAATGA